A genome region from Arachis duranensis cultivar V14167 chromosome 6, aradu.V14167.gnm2.J7QH, whole genome shotgun sequence includes the following:
- the LOC107493826 gene encoding uncharacterized protein LOC107493826, with product MPKKRQILALNVIKGVAGRSMPTKDSLVEEQKEIRTHEETIEVPLNAWLKIIESEEYSSSDEEKETREEQIAQYLGILMKLNAKLFGTETLEEEPLVFTKELNVLFQKKLSQKMPDPGHFLIPCTIRTITFEKALCDLGSSINLMPLCVIERLGIFEVKAAKILLEMEDK from the coding sequence atgcccaaaaagCGACAAATCCTGGCATTGAATGTCATAAAAGGAGtagctgggcgttcaatgcccactAAGGACTCCCTTGttgaagaacaaaaagaaatcAGAACTCATGAGGAGACCATAGAGGTTCCCTTAAATGCTTGGTTAAAGATTATAGAATCTGAAGAATACTCCTCCTCTGATGAGGAAAAAGAAACTAGGGAGGAGCAAATTGCTCAGTACCTAGGGATTttgatgaagttgaatgccaaattatttggaaCAGAGAcattggaggaagaacctctAGTGTTCACCAAGGAACTCAATGTCTTGTTTCAGAAGAAACTATCTCAGAAGATGCCGGATCCCGGACACTTCCTAATTCCTTGCACTATAAGAACAATCACCTTTGAGAAGGCCTtatgtgacttagggtcaagcataaacctcatgcctctctgtGTAATAGAGAGGCTAGGAATCTTTGAAGTGAAAGCTGCCAAGATCTTATTGGAGATGGAAGACAAGTAA